The Glycine soja cultivar W05 chromosome 8, ASM419377v2, whole genome shotgun sequence genome has a window encoding:
- the LOC114423085 gene encoding uncharacterized protein At4g38062 isoform X2, with product MEKVYEELDEAKAEIEELKAQLRAKTDSLENLKKSHNAQVNQIQEARFKAENLNQKLLQQADEISEAKLVCEDLKGNLNKKESIIKHLSAANDRLLVDCDDKFKKWEDEKRGLVLALEEANEKTQNQEQQIHQYKQEIERMKGCLSVSEKKCLETKKNLKASKELRERDDMFQKLEEECMKVEDQLKWKKEQFKHLEEAHEKVQNQFKASKKEWEMEKSTLLDGISSLQNRLDSQIRISEDLQHQLHTCHQVLAHVESQKKRLEFEVSNLKVQLDNASNEYQDARLQLDCLNTHRDKDIADLRYLLKTKEAYHKESKYRMEKLEQENQELWMSLKELQEAQIQEAGTSYSQSKLRSKLRNLEQTHKECASTLKAKEAEWNFKLKQLTADLNRCRSDLEIKTESVEDLQMELESSQSLAIEMKLLNEEMSVMLIVLKQGISEAQLKLASHKDEMNLINKASEEKTFQLMWQLEMKDAALINAQKSINEEREIAARLMRQVESSVSNNELQHALQNELDRHKEMLEESTMSQLILKEKVWQMECNFKEQLEMKDAALTSAQKSIKEEREIAACLRRQVESYASNIELQHSLQNEVDDRQKEMLEESTTSQLILKEKVLQMECNFKEQLKEIHDALDSVIIELDETICERNEKEFELQIWKSIVERLKNDLEENHVLRRELETSLLAQVDFGESLKQEKVSLVYKLEEKERSLDYLQRHVELLERELRERGESEVSSESDNVRYLQIIAEKDKILEELQKGVVWLEQESFKKEFESAVIEKGTMERTFEHEKDYLIQIMKGKDRRMDELMQQVTSLEQQFTNSLTTFSSQLAEKQAEINLIRDASDKITASQILAALEIEEKKLMVVELEDDIHAIQQKLKLQEEKWSRSEQLALDTEVELAAKQVKAMELNDQMETTKLRKPDALLQKLQMENRNLLDSATRLSSERENLLASVQEFSDKICEFSTADTILMDKLRSMVQSFENGCPVMILKKDDGFLVKENMLVQSPTRIKKLEANSETRSPFKELNLLEE from the exons ATGGAGAAGGTTTATGAAGAGCTGGATGAAGCAAAAGCAGAAATTGAGGAACTCAAGGCACAACTAAGAGCCAAAACAGATTCCCTTGAGAACTTGAAGAAATCCCATAATGCACAGGTCAATCAGATACAGGAAGCAAGGTTCAAAGCTGAGAATCTGAACCAAAAACTTCTTCAACAAGCTGATGAAATCTCTGAGGCAAAGCTGGTTTGTGAAGATCTCAAAGGGAATCTGAATAAAAAGGAGTCCATCATCAAACATCTCAGTGCCGCAAATGATAGACTTCTAGTGGATTGTGATGACAAGTTCAAAAAGTGGGAAGACGAAAAAAGAGGGTTGGTGTTGGCCTTAGAAGAGGCAAATGAGAAGACACAGAACCAGGAACAACAGATTCATCAATACAAACAAGAGATTGAAAGAATGAAAGGCTGTCTTTCAGTTTCAGAGAAGAAGTGTttggaaacaaagaaaaatttaaaagcatCCAAAGAACTAAGAGAAAGAGATGACATGTTCCAAAAGTTAGAGGAGGAATGCATGAAGGTGGAAGATCAATTAAAATGGAAGAAGGAACAGTTTAAGCATCTTGAAGAAGCACATGAAAAAGTCCAAAACCAGTTTAAGGCTAGTAAGAAAGAATGGGAGATGGAAAAATCTACATTGCTTGATGGGATTTCTTCACTTCAGAATAGGTTAGACTCTCAGATCAGAATATCAGAGGATTTACAGCATCAGTTACACACTTGCCACCAAGTTCTTGCTCATGTAGAAAGCCAGAAAAAGCGTCTGGAATTTGAAGTTTCAAATCTTAAGGTGCAGCTTGATAATGCTAGCAATGAGTACCAGGATGCTAGGTTACAGCTAGATTGCTTAAATACTCACCGCGACAAAGATATTGCAGATTTGAGATATTTGCTAAAAACAAAAGAGGCATATCATAAAGAATCAAAGTACAGGATGGAGAAGCTAGAGCAAGAAAATCAAGAGCTGTGGATGTCCCTCAAAGAACTCCAGGAAGCTCAAATTCAAGAAGCAGGAACCTCATATTCACAGTCAAAGTTGCGGTCCAAGCTCAGAAATTTGGAACAAACTCATAAAGAGTGTGCCTCTACTTTAAAGGCTAAAGAAGCTGAATGGAACTTTAAGCTAAAACAGTTGACAGCAGACCTGAATAGATGTCGGTCTGATTTGGAAATTAAAACTGAATCAGTGGAAGACCTCCAG ATGGAGTTAGAAAGCTCTCAATCTTTAGCCATAGAGATGAAGTTATTGAATGAGGAGATGTCTGTGATGTTGATTGTGTTGAAACAGGGAATTTCTGAGGCTCAATTGAAGCTTGCAAGCCATAAAGATGAGATGAATCTTATCAACAAAGCTAGTGAAGAGAAGACTTTTCAACTGATGTGGCAGTTGGAGATGAAGGACGCTGCTTTGATCAATGCCCAGAAAAGCATAAATGAAGAACGTGAGATAGCAGCACGTTTGATGAGGCAGGTTGAGTCTTCTGTATCCAACAATGAACTGCAGCATGCACTGCAAAATGAACTTGATAGGCACAAGGAAATGCTGGAGGAATCAACAATGAGTCAGCTGATCCTCAAAGAGAAGGTTTGGCAGATGGAATGTAACTTTAAAGAACAGTTGGAGATGAAAGATGCTGCTTTGACCAGTGCACAGAAAAGCATAAAGGAAGAACGTGAGATAGCAGCATGTTTAAGGAGGCAGGTTGAGTCTTATGCATCCAACATTGAACTGCAGCATTCACTGCAAAATGAAGTTGATGATAGGCAGAAGGAAATGCTGGAGGAGTCAACAACGAGTCAGCTGATCCTCAAAGAGAAGGTTTTGCAGATGGAATGTAACTTTAAAGAACAGCTTAAAGAAATCCATGATGCTTTAGACAGTGTAATCATTGAATTGGATGAAACAATAtgtgaaagaaatgaaaaggaattTGAATTGCAAATATGGAAGTCAATTGTTGAGCGCTTGAAGAATGATCTTGAAGAAAATCATGTACTGCGTAGAGAACTGGAAACTTCACTTCTTGCACAAGTAGATTTTGGTGAAAGCCTCAAGCAAGAAAAAGTTAGCTTGGTTTATAAGTTGGAAGAGAAAGAGAGGAGCCTAGATTATCTGCAGCGACATGTTGAGCTATTGGAACGTGAGCTAAGAGAAAGGGGAGAATCAGAGGTGTCCTCTGAGTCTGATAATGTCAGGTATCTCCAGATCATAGCGGAGAAGGACAAGATTCTAGAAGAGCTCCAGAAAGGGGTTGTTTGGCTGGAACAAGAATCATtcaaaaaagaatttgaaagtGCTGTGATTGAGAAAGGCACAATGGAAAGAACCTTTGAGCATGAGAAAgattatcttatccagattatGAAAGGAAAAGACAGGAGAATGGATGAACTCATGCAGCAGGTGACTTCACTGGAGCAACAGTTCACTAACTCATTGACCACCTTTTCTTCACAACTTGCTGAGAAACAGGCTGAAATTAACCTCATCCGTGATGCTTCTGACAAGATCACAGCATCTCAGATTCTAGCTGCTCTTGAAATTGAAGAGAAGAAGTTGATGGTAGTGGAACTTGAGGATGATATTCATGCTATACAGCAGAAACTGAAATTGCAGGAGGAAAAGTGGAGCCGATCAGAGCAACTTGCATTGGATACTGAAGTAGAATTGGCTGCAAAACAGGTAAAGGCAATGGAGTTGAATGATCAAATGGAGACTACTAAGCTAAGAAAACCAGATGCTTTGCTTCAGAAACTACAGATGGAGAATAGAAATTTACTTGATAGTGCCACGAGACTGTCATCAGAAAGGGAAAACTTGTTGGCTTCTGTTCAGGAATTCAGTGATAAAATCTGTGAGTTCTCTACTGCAGACACGATACTAATGGACAAGTTGAGAAGCATGGTGCAGTCTTTTGAGAATGGTTGTCCAgtaatgattttgaaaaaggaTGATGGTTTCCTTGTAAAAGAGAATATGTTGGTTCAGTCTCCCACGAGGATAAAGAAACTTGAAGCCAATTCTGAAACTAGATCACCATTCAAGGAGCTAAATTTGCTAGAAGAATAG
- the LOC114423085 gene encoding uncharacterized protein At4g38062 isoform X1: MEKVYEELDEAKAEIEELKAQLRAKTDSLENLKKSHNAQVNQIQEARFKAENLNQKLLQQADEISEAKLVCEDLKGNLNKKESIIKHLSAANDRLLVDCDDKFKKWEDEKRGLVLALEEANEKTQNQEQQIHQYKQEIERMKGCLSVSEKKCLETKKNLKASKELRERDDMFQKLEEECMKVEDQLKWKKEQFKHLEEAHEKVQNQFKASKKEWEMEKSTLLDGISSLQNRLDSQIRISEDLQHQLHTCHQVLAHVESQKKRLEFEVSNLKVQLDNASNEYQDARLQLDCLNTHRDKDIADLRYLLKTKEAYHKESKYRMEKLEQENQELWMSLKELQEAQIQEAGTSYSQSKLRSKLRNLEQTHKECASTLKAKEAEWNFKLKQLTADLNRCRSDLEIKTESVEDLQMELESSQSLAIEMKLLNEEMSVMLIVLKQGISEAQLKLASHKDEMNLINKASEEKTFQLMEIKTESVEDLQMELESSQSLAIEMKLLNEEMSVMLIVLKQGISEAQLKLASHKDEMNLINKASEEKTFQLMWQLEMKDAALINAQKSINEEREIAARLMRQVESSVSNNELQHALQNELDRHKEMLEESTMSQLILKEKVWQMECNFKEQLEMKDAALTSAQKSIKEEREIAACLRRQVESYASNIELQHSLQNEVDDRQKEMLEESTTSQLILKEKVLQMECNFKEQLKEIHDALDSVIIELDETICERNEKEFELQIWKSIVERLKNDLEENHVLRRELETSLLAQVDFGESLKQEKVSLVYKLEEKERSLDYLQRHVELLERELRERGESEVSSESDNVRYLQIIAEKDKILEELQKGVVWLEQESFKKEFESAVIEKGTMERTFEHEKDYLIQIMKGKDRRMDELMQQVTSLEQQFTNSLTTFSSQLAEKQAEINLIRDASDKITASQILAALEIEEKKLMVVELEDDIHAIQQKLKLQEEKWSRSEQLALDTEVELAAKQVKAMELNDQMETTKLRKPDALLQKLQMENRNLLDSATRLSSERENLLASVQEFSDKICEFSTADTILMDKLRSMVQSFENGCPVMILKKDDGFLVKENMLVQSPTRIKKLEANSETRSPFKELNLLEE; the protein is encoded by the coding sequence ATGGAGAAGGTTTATGAAGAGCTGGATGAAGCAAAAGCAGAAATTGAGGAACTCAAGGCACAACTAAGAGCCAAAACAGATTCCCTTGAGAACTTGAAGAAATCCCATAATGCACAGGTCAATCAGATACAGGAAGCAAGGTTCAAAGCTGAGAATCTGAACCAAAAACTTCTTCAACAAGCTGATGAAATCTCTGAGGCAAAGCTGGTTTGTGAAGATCTCAAAGGGAATCTGAATAAAAAGGAGTCCATCATCAAACATCTCAGTGCCGCAAATGATAGACTTCTAGTGGATTGTGATGACAAGTTCAAAAAGTGGGAAGACGAAAAAAGAGGGTTGGTGTTGGCCTTAGAAGAGGCAAATGAGAAGACACAGAACCAGGAACAACAGATTCATCAATACAAACAAGAGATTGAAAGAATGAAAGGCTGTCTTTCAGTTTCAGAGAAGAAGTGTttggaaacaaagaaaaatttaaaagcatCCAAAGAACTAAGAGAAAGAGATGACATGTTCCAAAAGTTAGAGGAGGAATGCATGAAGGTGGAAGATCAATTAAAATGGAAGAAGGAACAGTTTAAGCATCTTGAAGAAGCACATGAAAAAGTCCAAAACCAGTTTAAGGCTAGTAAGAAAGAATGGGAGATGGAAAAATCTACATTGCTTGATGGGATTTCTTCACTTCAGAATAGGTTAGACTCTCAGATCAGAATATCAGAGGATTTACAGCATCAGTTACACACTTGCCACCAAGTTCTTGCTCATGTAGAAAGCCAGAAAAAGCGTCTGGAATTTGAAGTTTCAAATCTTAAGGTGCAGCTTGATAATGCTAGCAATGAGTACCAGGATGCTAGGTTACAGCTAGATTGCTTAAATACTCACCGCGACAAAGATATTGCAGATTTGAGATATTTGCTAAAAACAAAAGAGGCATATCATAAAGAATCAAAGTACAGGATGGAGAAGCTAGAGCAAGAAAATCAAGAGCTGTGGATGTCCCTCAAAGAACTCCAGGAAGCTCAAATTCAAGAAGCAGGAACCTCATATTCACAGTCAAAGTTGCGGTCCAAGCTCAGAAATTTGGAACAAACTCATAAAGAGTGTGCCTCTACTTTAAAGGCTAAAGAAGCTGAATGGAACTTTAAGCTAAAACAGTTGACAGCAGACCTGAATAGATGTCGGTCTGATTTGGAAATTAAAACTGAATCAGTGGAAGACCTCCAGATGGAGTTAGAAAGCTCTCAATCTTTAGCCATAGAGATGAAGTTATTGAATGAGGAGATGTCTGTGATGTTGATTGTGTTGAAACAGGGAATTTCTGAGGCTCAATTGAAGCTTGCAAGCCATAAAGATGAGATGAATCTTATCAACAAAGCTAGTGAAGAGAAGACTTTTCAACTGATGGAAATTAAAACTGAATCAGTGGAAGACCTCCAGATGGAGTTAGAAAGCTCTCAATCTTTAGCCATAGAGATGAAGTTATTGAATGAGGAGATGTCTGTGATGTTGATTGTGTTGAAACAGGGAATTTCTGAGGCTCAATTGAAGCTTGCAAGCCATAAAGATGAGATGAATCTTATCAACAAAGCTAGTGAAGAGAAGACTTTTCAACTGATGTGGCAGTTGGAGATGAAGGACGCTGCTTTGATCAATGCCCAGAAAAGCATAAATGAAGAACGTGAGATAGCAGCACGTTTGATGAGGCAGGTTGAGTCTTCTGTATCCAACAATGAACTGCAGCATGCACTGCAAAATGAACTTGATAGGCACAAGGAAATGCTGGAGGAATCAACAATGAGTCAGCTGATCCTCAAAGAGAAGGTTTGGCAGATGGAATGTAACTTTAAAGAACAGTTGGAGATGAAAGATGCTGCTTTGACCAGTGCACAGAAAAGCATAAAGGAAGAACGTGAGATAGCAGCATGTTTAAGGAGGCAGGTTGAGTCTTATGCATCCAACATTGAACTGCAGCATTCACTGCAAAATGAAGTTGATGATAGGCAGAAGGAAATGCTGGAGGAGTCAACAACGAGTCAGCTGATCCTCAAAGAGAAGGTTTTGCAGATGGAATGTAACTTTAAAGAACAGCTTAAAGAAATCCATGATGCTTTAGACAGTGTAATCATTGAATTGGATGAAACAATAtgtgaaagaaatgaaaaggaattTGAATTGCAAATATGGAAGTCAATTGTTGAGCGCTTGAAGAATGATCTTGAAGAAAATCATGTACTGCGTAGAGAACTGGAAACTTCACTTCTTGCACAAGTAGATTTTGGTGAAAGCCTCAAGCAAGAAAAAGTTAGCTTGGTTTATAAGTTGGAAGAGAAAGAGAGGAGCCTAGATTATCTGCAGCGACATGTTGAGCTATTGGAACGTGAGCTAAGAGAAAGGGGAGAATCAGAGGTGTCCTCTGAGTCTGATAATGTCAGGTATCTCCAGATCATAGCGGAGAAGGACAAGATTCTAGAAGAGCTCCAGAAAGGGGTTGTTTGGCTGGAACAAGAATCATtcaaaaaagaatttgaaagtGCTGTGATTGAGAAAGGCACAATGGAAAGAACCTTTGAGCATGAGAAAgattatcttatccagattatGAAAGGAAAAGACAGGAGAATGGATGAACTCATGCAGCAGGTGACTTCACTGGAGCAACAGTTCACTAACTCATTGACCACCTTTTCTTCACAACTTGCTGAGAAACAGGCTGAAATTAACCTCATCCGTGATGCTTCTGACAAGATCACAGCATCTCAGATTCTAGCTGCTCTTGAAATTGAAGAGAAGAAGTTGATGGTAGTGGAACTTGAGGATGATATTCATGCTATACAGCAGAAACTGAAATTGCAGGAGGAAAAGTGGAGCCGATCAGAGCAACTTGCATTGGATACTGAAGTAGAATTGGCTGCAAAACAGGTAAAGGCAATGGAGTTGAATGATCAAATGGAGACTACTAAGCTAAGAAAACCAGATGCTTTGCTTCAGAAACTACAGATGGAGAATAGAAATTTACTTGATAGTGCCACGAGACTGTCATCAGAAAGGGAAAACTTGTTGGCTTCTGTTCAGGAATTCAGTGATAAAATCTGTGAGTTCTCTACTGCAGACACGATACTAATGGACAAGTTGAGAAGCATGGTGCAGTCTTTTGAGAATGGTTGTCCAgtaatgattttgaaaaaggaTGATGGTTTCCTTGTAAAAGAGAATATGTTGGTTCAGTCTCCCACGAGGATAAAGAAACTTGAAGCCAATTCTGAAACTAGATCACCATTCAAGGAGCTAAATTTGCTAGAAGAATAG